The Nitrospirota bacterium genome segment AGATCCCGACGATCGTGCAGGCCACGATCATCCGCCTGGAATGATGCGAGACTTCATGCTGCTTGGCAGACCGAACGCCGGCCATTGCGACCAGGTAGGCAGCCGTGATGCTGGTGAGCACGCCATACCAGAGCCAACTCTTCATGTCCATAACGCCCTCCAATAAAGCCGGAGAGATGCTTGCCGGTTAATGCTCTATCGGTTGAACGAAGCTATTCCTTAATGGCTCGACTCCTGAATGATTATCGCCGGATATCCCTCTGCTAACAAAATAAACGCGTTTCCTCACCATTTGAGCCGTTCCGGTCCCGCCGGTCCGCCAGCCTCGCTCATTTCCGTCCCCTGAGAGGCGGCGAGAAAACTCGGTTTAGGCAAAAAGAACAGCTGAAATCTTCCGAGTGATATCGCGGTCCGAACAACCACAGGATGCTCAAAAACACCGCCCAGCAAGGCCGCAGGCGAATCGAAACCGGAGGCGTACCCTCAGGGGTACGTTGAGGATTTCGATGAGACGAGAACGACGCTGGCGGACGTTTTCAGCCTGCTGCTAAAATTCCTCGAACTCGCGATCCTTGCCGCTGCTGGAGGCAACCGCAGCCAGTTTCTTGAGCAACGGCTTCGGTGCCGCGTGATGCGTATCTCGTGAAGCGTATCTCGTTCCAGAGCCGGATGTTCCACGACTTGCAGGCGCTTCACGCTTCACGTGCGACGCGTCACTGGTCCCGCTCATCTTGAACGAGGCCACCTGGGTCATGAGTTCCTTGGCCTGCTCCTTCATGGACTGGCTGGCGCTGGTCGCCTCTTCCACCAAGGCCGCGTTCTGCTGCGTCGTTTCGTCCATCTGCATGATCGCCTTGTTCACCTGGTCGATCCCGCTGGCCTGCTCCTGCGAAGCCGCCGAGA includes the following:
- a CDS encoding methyl-accepting chemotaxis protein, encoding SAASQEQASGIDQVNKAIMQMDETTQQNAALVEEATSASQSMKEQAKELMTQVASFKMSGTSDASHVKREAPASRGTSGSGTRYASRDTHHAAPKPLLKKLAAVASSSGKDREFEEF